From the Armatimonadota bacterium genome, the window TAATCATGCCGGTATGCACAATCCACACATGCCATTTACCCTTTGTGTACTTCGTAGCTCCCCAGCCTGCCAGAGGCTTACCTGCGTAAGTGTCAGCGACGCCCCGCATGTCATCCCGGTTTGCCAGCACCCTGTCGAAGTGCTCTACCAGCTTGCGCAGGTAATGGCGGTCGTGTGTGGCACGGTACATCTCCATGTATGCCAGCAAGATGTACGCCTCCGCCCACGCCAACTCGCCGTTGTCGTTGGTGAGCTCCGAGTAGCCCTTGCCGCCGTGAATAGCGGCGTCGTTACGGTCGAAACGTTCGCGCAGTTGTTTGCGGATATCCACGGCTTCATTTCCCCCTTGTTGTTTTATATAACTGGCGCACCTCCTCTGGCGACAGCGCCGGGTTGGAGGAATGATAGCATACCTGCTGACACCACACAAGAGGAGCCTGTCAAACCGTTCCCGAGTGCGGGGAAGTGGGACTACCGCAGGTCCTTCACCATCTCTTTTCACAAGGGAAAGCTGCTCATCACGCAGAAGCTACCGGTGGCAAACTGCAGAGGCGTGAGGCAAGGGATGACACATAGAGAGAGGCTTCTGGCGGTGTTTCAGGGCAGACGACCCGACGTGATGCCCTGGTATGCCGATTTGACCTATTGGTACAACGCAGAGATTATCAAGGGTACGCTGCCGGAGAAGTACCGCGGTGACGGTGTGGTTCAGCTGTACAAAGACCTCAATGTTGGGGCACACGAGCACCTGCTCAACTGCCCCTGGCACACTGAGTACGAGGATGTACAGATTCTGGTGGAGGAAGAACGCGATGCCGGTGGTAAGCCGGTGCGCACCCGCACGAGCTGGGTAACGCCCGTGGGCACGCTGACACAGGTGCAGGAGTTCGAGCCTAACTCCTACTGCTGGGCGTATCGCGAGTATCCCGTCAAGACTCCAGAAGACCTGGAGGTGCTGCGCTTTATCTTCCAGCATCAACACCTGACGCCCGACTACACCGAGCAGCACCGCATCATCGAACTGTTCGGCGATTGGGGCGTCGCTGCTTCCATGCCCAACCGCACGCCGATGGCGAACCTGTTTGTGATATGGATGGGGGTAACCAACGTCAGCTACGCTCTGGCGGACGCGCCGGAGGAGATAGATGAAACCATCGAGGTGATGTCCGCTGCCGAGGACGCGATGTACGAGATTATCTGCAACGCGCCTGCGCCGCTGGTATATTTCCCCGATAACATCACGGGCGAGGTAGTCAGTCCGCGGATCTTCCAGAAGTATTACGCGCCCTACTATCGCAGAAGAGCGGAGCAATTGCACAGGGCAGGCAAATACATCTTCGTGCACATTGACGGCACGTTCAGAAACCTGCTGCCGTATGTGGGACCGACGGGTGTGGACTGTGCGCAGTCATTAACCCCTGCGCCGGTAGGCGATGTGCCGCTGGAGGATTTCCGCACGCTGGCTGGTCCCGACCTGATTCTATGGGGTGGAGTGCCCGCCGCCTACTTCAGCCCGCTTTACAGCGAGGAGACGCTGAAGGAAATCGTGTTGAAAGCCATCCGGCTGTACAAGCACGACCCGCGTTTCATGCTGTGCGTGTGCGACCAGGTGCCACCCGACGGCATTATCGAGCGGGTGAAGATGGTGAGCGACCTGGTGGAGGAGTATGGGCGGATAGAGTAGACCTCACGCTGCGAGCAGCTCCACTACCTTGCGTGCAATCTGGGGCAGAGGCAGCACAAACTCTGCACCACCCATTTGTATCGCCTCGCGTGGCATGCCGAACACCACGCAGGTCTCTTCGTCCTGCGCGATGGTATGTGCACCCGCCTCACGCAGTTTTTTCAACCCTCTTGCCCCGTCCGCGCCCATGCCGGTCAGCAGCACCGCAACGGCCGACGCGCCGCTCGCCTGCGCTACCGAATCGAACAGGGCATCCACTGAGGGGCGATGGCGGTTCACCGGCTCCGTTTGCACCACTCTGGCGCGATACTGTGAGCCGTTGCGCACGACCTGCAAGTGGTAGTCGCCAGGGGCGATGTAGGCATGTCCGGGCTGTAACACGTCGCCGTCCTCAGCCTCTTTGACGCATACGGTGCATGACTTATCCAGCCGCTCAGCGAAGGAGCGGGTGAAAACCGGCGGCATGTGCTGCACGATGACGATAGGCGGAACCTCTGCAGGCAGTCCCTGCAACACCTGCCGAATCGCCTCGGGACCACCGGTGGATGCGCCGATGGCGATAAGCCGATCGGTTCCCGTAACGCGCTTGACAGATGTTTGCGGCACCTCCACCGGGGCAACGTGCGCCTGTTTGGGACGTACGCGCGCACGCGCCGCCGCTTTTACCTTCGAGGTTATCTCATGCGACAGCGCCGCCATACCCGTGAAGATACTCTGTGTGGGTTTGGCGATAAAGTCCACCGCGCCCAGTTCAAGTGCTTTCAGGGTCACTTCGCTGCCTTCGCGGGTGAGCGTGGAAACCATCACCACCGGCATCGGATGCGAGCGCATGAGCTTCTCGAGGAAGGTGATGCCGTCCATGCGCGGCATCTCCACATCCAGCGTCAGCACATCGGGCTTCAGCTGGACGATTTTATCGTAGCCCTCAATCGGGTCGCTGGCAGTACCGACGACCTCTATCCCGCCATCCCGCACGAAAATGTCTTTCAATAGCTGCCGAATCACCACCGAATCATCGATAATCAGCACCCGAACAGGGCGATGGTCGTCCATGTGTACTTCCTCCAGAAGGTGTTCACCATACAGCATTATCGGCTAGGAGGCGTGACGTAGTGAGGGATGAGCCGGGGGAGATTGCTTCAGCACTTCGTGCTCCGCGTACCGTTCAGTGTCATTGCGAGGAAGCGCAGCGACCGGAGCGTTCTCCCGTTCACATAAGTTACTCTCAGCACAGGAAAAGGCTTTCCTCGCATCCAATCCTATGGCAGACTACGCCTTCAGGAGAGTCCGCGATGGTCACTATACAGCACACCGAGCACGGCTATACCCTTTTGCGCGATGGCGAGCCTTGCTTCATCAAGGGGGCGGTAGGCAACCGCTTTCTGGAACGCCTTGTGCAGGCGGGCGGCAACTCCATCCGTGCGGGCATCAGTGACCTTGATCGCGCCTACCAGTTGGGGCTGACCGTGCTGGCAAACCTGCCCTTCGGCAAGCCGCGCTGGGGCTTCGATTATACCGACCGCACCGCCGTTGCGAAACAACTGGACGAACTGCACCACACGGTGCAGCGGTTCAAAGACCATCCCGCCCTGTTGATGTGGGCAATCGGCAACGAGCTGGAGATTTGGACAACGCCCGAACAGCGCATTCCCCTGTGGCAGGCAGTGAACGAAGCGGCAGAGATGATTCACGAAGTAGACGGCAAGCACCCGGTGGTAACGCCTGTCGGCTGCGACTACCGACATCTGCTATGGGAGATAGATGACCTGTGCCCTGCGCTGGACGCCATCGGTATCAACGCCTATCAGGATATGCTTACTCTGCCTGAAGACCTGCGCCAGCTGCGGTGGGCGCGCCCATATGTGGTCACCGAATTCGGTCCGCGCGGACACTGGCAAGTCATCAAAACGCCCTGGGGAATGCCCATTGAAGACACCAGTACGCATAAGGCGGAGTTCTACCGTCGCGCTTACGAACATGCCGTACGCAACCGCGCAAACTGCCTGGGGGCATACGTGTTCCACTGGAGCTTCCATCACGAGAAGACACACACGTGGTACGGTATGTTTTTAGAGAACGGTAGCCCGACGGAGGCTGTGGAGGTCATGCAGTATCTCTGGACGGGTTCTTACCCTTCCAACCGCTGTCCGCACATCGATGGGATGTGGATAGAACATGGTGATCGGCGTCAGAGCGTTTATGCATCTCTTCTGGCAGGAACACGGGTGCAGGCGATCGTGGAGGCATCCGACCCCGATGGAGATGCACTGACCATCTGCTGGGACCTGCGCCCCGATGTAGCGGACAATCCCAACGTTGGCGGTGACCGTGAGGAACCGGTACAACCGCTGGATGACGCGATATTGTCTACCCAGGGTAGCCGGGCAATCGTGCAGATACCGGAGCAGGCGGGCAAGTATCGTCTGTTCGTGTACGTGTACGACCCGGCAGGCAACGCCGCCACCGCTAACATGCCAATACTGGCGAAAGAGTAACCCTGTTTAGATATGACAAGAGGGTCACGTTCCACCGTGACCCTCCATCACGAACGGTGCTACTTATCCTCGGGGCGAATACCCATGCCCTTGCGGTCTGGGTAAGCCGGTCGTTTGGGCGGCACGTACGGGTTGCGTTTCAGCTCATCCAGCATCAGCTGAATCGCTGCATCCAGTTGCGGGTCCTCACCGTTTACCATCAGCGCGGGGTCATCGATGACCTCGATGTCTGGGTCAACCCCGTGTCCTTCGATGCCCCATGTGCCGTCTTTCTCGTAAAAGGCAAAGGTAGGCGCGGAGGTGTATCCGCCGTCAATCAGACGTGGGTTGCCGGAAATGCCAATCAGCCCGCCCCACGTGCGCGTGCCAATGAGCTTGCCCAGCTTCGCCTGGCGGAAGTAATACGGGAAAGCGTCGCCGCCGGAGCCCGACAACCCGTTAATCAACATGCACTTGGGACCGAAGTGCGCATCAGGCGGCCAGGGCCAGTCGTTGCCATCGCGCCGTGCCCAGTAGTTGGTGAGCGGACGGTTGAGCAGTTCGATGAAACGGGTGGGTATCTGTCCGCCGCCGTTCCACCGCTCGTCAATAATCAGCGCCTCTTTGCCGATTTGCCCGAAGAACTGCCGAACCAGCTCGGTCTGTCCATCAGTACCGGTGTTGGGCACGTAAATGTAGCCTACACGTCCATTGGTCATCTGCTCCACATAGGCGCGTTTGCTTTCCACCCATGCGCGGTAGCGCAGGTTGCTGTCGCTACCCAGCAGGCGCACCGCGACCTCGCGGGCGCTGGAGTCTATCACTGGTTGGTCGTTCACGGTGATGGTGACCACGCGGTCTGCCATACCTTGAAACGCCGCCCAGGGGTCTTTGCTGGTATCTACCGGCACACCGTTCACCGCCAGCAGGTAGTCGCCCTCTTTCACCTTCACGCCCGGCTCGCTGAGTGGTCCGCGAGCATCCGAATCCCACGGCGCACCCCGATAGATTTTGCTGATGCGGTACGCGCCGCGATGCAGTTCAAAGTCGCATCCCAGCAACCCCACCGAGACGGAAGGAGCCTGCTCGGTATCGCCCCCCATGTAGTAGGCGTGACCGACATTCAACTCGGCAATCATCTCGCCGATGACGAAGCTCACGTCCTCACGGCTCACGCAGTCTTCCAGCATCGGCAAGTAGTGGTCGCGCATGGCTTTCCAGTCCACGCCGTGCATATTAGGGTCATAGAAGAAGTCGCGCTGGATGCGCCATGCGTCGATGAATATCTGTTTCCACTCGGCGCGGGGGTCAATCATGGCAGTCATGCCGCTGGTCACCACTGCCTCGCCAGATGCACCCGCTGAGGCATCTTGAATGCTTGCGGTGTTGCCACGGACAACCAGCAGCTTCTTGCCATCGGCGGAGATGTCGAAATCGCTCGCCCCACTGGCAACGACCTTCTCTTCCCGCTTTTCGTCGTTGAGGTCAAAGAGCTTGATAGCGGGAGGCTCCTCGCTCCCGGCAACAGGCACCCGCACAAAAATCAGCTGTCCGCGGTCGTTCACCGCCAGCCTGCCGAATCGTCCGGGCTTAACTGGCAGCTGGATGGCGCGCGCCTCGAAGCCCACGAGGTCGATATGTACTTTCCCGTCAGGCTTAGCAGGTGGAGTAGTTTCCGGTTTCTCGGGTTGAGCGGGCGCGGTCGGTGCGCCCCCCACTTTCTCCGCCTGCAGCTGCACCTTCTCGCCGGTGGGAGCGGTTATCGTGCCCTCCATCGTGTTGCCGGTAATCTTCGCATTCAGGTTCAGCGTAGTGCCGTCGGGCAGGGTGATGACCAGCGCCAGCTCTTTTGTGGTTGGGTTGTAGGTTCCATTTGCCGCTGCGCTGCCCATAGGGCTTTCCACCGTGCCCGTGACCGTATTATTGGGCTGCAGCTGGAGCTTCGCCCGAATGCTGATACTGCCTCCCGGTATCATACTCCCCAACACTGTACCGCTCCATTCTCCGCTCACCTCGTCCTGCTGTTGGGTGGGCGCTGTGGGCTTCTCCTCGCGCTTTTCGGGCTGCCCCTCTTTCGGCTGCTCCTTGCCCTTCTCGCCCCACTTCTCCTCGTCGGTTTTGGGCAGGTAGGGCGAGGCGATGTCTGCCCGAAGCGGCACCGCCAGCAGTACCTGCGTGCCCGCGTATATCCACGTGGTGCCCAGGTCCTCGTAGAACGGACGGAAACTGCGGCTGCTGACGAAGTAGAGGTAATCGCCTTTGCGGTCGAACACAGGCGAGATGTCGTTGAACATACCGCTGGTGACCTGTACCTTCTCTTCGGTATCCACGTTGTAGAGCCAGATAGCAGAGGTACGGCTCCGGTCACCGTTTTTGGCGTAGGCTATCCATCGGCTATCGGACGACCAGCTGGGCGAATGCGTCTCCGCCCACGGGTCCTTATCCACCAGCCTCACCCTGCCGCTGTCCATGCCGTAGATGTACAGCGCGCCCGTCTTGTCGGAGAAGGCGATGAATTTAGAGTTGGGCGACCAAACAGGGTTGTACCGGAAGCACGCACCGTCGGTGGTGAGGCGTCTGGGATCGCCCTTGCCGTCGGATTGCATGATATACAGCTCGTATTCGCCGGTGGCATCCGAAAAGTAGGCAATCCATTGTCCATCGGGGCTCCAGGCTGGGTCGCGCTCCGCGGTACCGCTGGTGCGGGTGAGGTTGCGCGGGGAGCCGTTCTTGGCGGGAAGCGTCCAGATGTCGCCGCGCGCCTGTACTACCGCCCGCTTGCCCGTTGGCGAGATGCCCCAACCGAAGATGAAACGGCTCACATCCACCGCTCGCGGACGCAGAGTGGGGCGCGCGCCCGGAATCCGCACCTGCACCGGTTGCGCCTTGCGCGTGGCGAGGTTCAGCAGATACAGATGCGACCCCTGCTGAAAGACAATCTCGCCCGGTCCGATGGATGGCCATTTCACGTCGAAGTCCTTGAAGTGGGTAATTTGCTCGCGCTTGCCGGTGCGCGTATCATATGCCCAAATGTTGAGGCGGTGCTCCGGTCCAGCATCCGACAGGTAGTACACCTTTTCGCCGTGCCACATCGGGAGGGTATCTGTGCCTTCCCAGTCGGTGATGCGTTTGGACTGTTTGGTGCGCAGGTTAAACAGCCAGATGTCGGTTGCCATGCCGCCGCGGTAGCGCTTCCACGTGGCGTTATCCGTAGAATGCGGAGTGTAGGCAAGCCACACTCCATCGCTGCTCAGGCTGCCGTTCACGCCGTAAGGGATGGGCAGCCTCTCCGGCAGACCGCCTTTCGCAGGGACCGTGTACATCTTCATACCCGGTCCGAAGCCGCTCAGGTTGGACGCAGAGAAAATCAACTTGCCGTCGGGCGTCCACTCGCTCAGCCACTCGAACGACGGATGATGAGTCACCCGATAGGGAATGCCTCCTTCTACCGAGACGGTGTAGATGTCGCGGTTGCCGTCGTAGTTACCCACGAAGGCGACCATCTTGCCGTCGGGGCTGAACCGTGGAAAGGACTCCTGCCCTGGCGGGTTTGCCAGCGGCACCGCCAGCCCGCCTGTTTTCGGCACCAACCACAGGTCGTTGGCATACACGAAGACGATGTGCGTTGCGCTCACATCGGGATAGCGCAACATGCCCGGATGGGGAATGGTGTTGTCCTGCGCGACGACGCTTCGGCTCGTCGCCAAGCATAGCAACACGCTGAATACGATTAACCACGCTGTGAGTCCGCCTTTCATTCTCCTCTCCTCGGGTTGTGTTTTCTCTTTGCTCTGTCGCAAACATCTCAACAGAGAGGATTGCTTCAGCACTTTGTGCTTCGCAATGACACTAAGCCGTATGTATCGCGTCATGGCGAGGGAGCGCAGCGGCCGAAGCAATCTCCCGCTACAGCTTTGCAACAAAGCGTTTTCCCTTCATTTCGTCGTTGCGTCACGCCTTCACTGCAAAGGCATATATGTCATACTCAGACACCAGAAAGAGCAACGAGGTTTCCGGGAGGCGCAAAAAGTGGCTGCTGTAGTGCTGTCCCTACC encodes:
- the cheB gene encoding chemotaxis response regulator protein-glutamate methylesterase; translated protein: MDDHRPVRVLIIDDSVVIRQLLKDIFVRDGGIEVVGTASDPIEGYDKIVQLKPDVLTLDVEMPRMDGITFLEKLMRSHPMPVVMVSTLTREGSEVTLKALELGAVDFIAKPTQSIFTGMAALSHEITSKVKAAARARVRPKQAHVAPVEVPQTSVKRVTGTDRLIAIGASTGGPEAIRQVLQGLPAEVPPIVIVQHMPPVFTRSFAERLDKSCTVCVKEAEDGDVLQPGHAYIAPGDYHLQVVRNGSQYRARVVQTEPVNRHRPSVDALFDSVAQASGASAVAVLLTGMGADGARGLKKLREAGAHTIAQDEETCVVFGMPREAIQMGGAEFVLPLPQIARKVVELLAA